Proteins co-encoded in one Metabacillus sp. KUDC1714 genomic window:
- a CDS encoding glycosyl hydrolase codes for MSALRQQFLHPPEEFTPIPFWFWNDSLTKEEIIRQINDFYDKGVMGFVLHPRIGIPEEIVYLSDYFMELVQTAVEEAKQLGMLVILYDEAMYPSGSAKGLVVKDNPEYASRGLKMIEYPCNMDNEIMIDLVEGDSFVSALAVKKLSLKAIDSSTSQVLDCVNGRVEFSAPDDDNWSILVFVETYSGGNIRGIHFGEDDGEENAPASADLLNPDAVAKFIRITHDNYYDKLKDYFGNTVIAMFTDEPDILGRGSARDLKPWTRDFLSFYKQHGNKEEHLASLWFNAGVETETNRSNYRKTVNKRLTEAYYKQISDWCASHGIALTGHPAKSDDIGLLDHFQIPGQDVVWRWVAPEDEKALVGEHSTAGKCSADAARHRGRRRNLNEFLGVCSKESPWALTPGDMKWYIDWLLVRGVNLLSPHAFYFSIEGERRSHERPPDVGPNNLWWPYYKQFAQYMKRLSWLMTDSTNQTAVSILCVEDHLPWRVAKPLFENQVEFNYLEESLFLSSSHLRDGKIEIASQSYQTLVIEDSLKLEAAVIDKLETFIQSGGEIIVLTDEHASSPMNGAKAVQRPEDVVDILSSIHREEVVISPASKDIRVSKIVKDCQLFYFFVNEGEENYKGIFHLKEEGSVEKWDAWTGEIEQVNLKRQSGGLVAPLNVDRRSSVVYAVDTDQKPLIDGSVIPIFKVESLELDNNWIIDNRQNLALESWLHWDGMQSFSGTVIYENQFIIEEKNSIIKVYLDLGEVHEIVKVTVNGHEVGVKMWAPYHLEVNPDYLIKGVNKLTVAVTNNRANEMDDARLTSGLLGPVTLEICCEK; via the coding sequence ATGAGCGCGTTACGTCAACAATTCTTGCATCCTCCAGAGGAGTTTACTCCGATTCCTTTCTGGTTTTGGAATGATTCCTTAACGAAAGAGGAAATTATTAGACAAATCAACGATTTCTATGACAAAGGGGTAATGGGATTCGTTTTACACCCAAGGATTGGGATTCCTGAGGAAATCGTATATTTGTCGGATTATTTTATGGAATTAGTCCAAACAGCCGTAGAAGAAGCGAAACAGTTGGGGATGTTAGTTATTTTATACGATGAAGCGATGTATCCTTCTGGGTCAGCTAAAGGATTAGTTGTTAAAGATAATCCAGAATATGCAAGTAGAGGCTTAAAAATGATCGAGTATCCATGTAACATGGATAATGAAATAATGATTGATTTAGTGGAGGGAGACTCATTTGTTTCGGCTCTAGCAGTTAAAAAGCTATCACTTAAAGCAATAGATTCATCGACATCCCAGGTGTTAGATTGCGTAAATGGCAGAGTGGAGTTTAGTGCTCCAGATGACGATAACTGGTCCATACTCGTGTTCGTCGAAACGTATTCGGGTGGAAATATCCGTGGTATCCATTTTGGTGAAGACGATGGTGAGGAGAATGCTCCAGCATCTGCTGATTTACTAAATCCTGATGCAGTGGCAAAATTTATCCGCATCACACATGATAATTATTACGATAAGTTAAAAGACTACTTCGGAAATACGGTGATTGCCATGTTCACCGATGAGCCAGACATTTTGGGAAGAGGTTCGGCTCGAGATTTGAAGCCATGGACCAGAGATTTTCTCAGCTTTTATAAGCAGCATGGAAACAAGGAGGAGCATTTGGCCTCTTTGTGGTTTAATGCCGGAGTGGAAACTGAAACAAATCGAAGCAACTATCGAAAAACCGTCAATAAAAGACTAACAGAAGCTTACTATAAGCAAATTAGTGACTGGTGTGCAAGCCACGGTATTGCCTTAACAGGACATCCTGCGAAAAGTGATGACATTGGTTTACTCGATCATTTTCAAATCCCTGGTCAGGATGTTGTGTGGCGTTGGGTTGCACCAGAGGATGAAAAAGCTTTAGTAGGGGAACACTCTACAGCCGGAAAGTGTTCAGCCGACGCAGCAAGACATAGAGGAAGACGAAGAAATTTGAATGAGTTTTTAGGAGTTTGTAGCAAAGAAAGTCCTTGGGCGCTTACTCCAGGTGACATGAAGTGGTATATAGATTGGCTACTAGTCAGAGGTGTCAACCTTCTCAGTCCACACGCCTTTTATTTTTCAATTGAAGGAGAACGGAGAAGTCACGAGCGCCCACCAGATGTTGGTCCGAATAATCTATGGTGGCCGTATTATAAACAATTTGCCCAATACATGAAGCGTTTAAGCTGGTTAATGACCGATAGCACGAATCAAACGGCTGTATCTATTTTGTGTGTGGAAGATCATTTGCCATGGAGGGTTGCAAAACCATTATTTGAAAATCAAGTGGAATTCAATTATCTTGAGGAGTCTTTGTTTTTATCATCCAGTCATCTAAGGGATGGGAAAATAGAGATCGCGAGTCAATCCTATCAAACCTTGGTTATTGAGGATAGCTTAAAGCTTGAAGCAGCTGTAATCGATAAGCTCGAAACTTTTATTCAAAGTGGAGGTGAGATAATCGTACTGACAGATGAACATGCATCTTCACCGATGAACGGGGCAAAAGCGGTTCAAAGGCCTGAAGATGTTGTTGATATACTATCTTCAATTCACCGTGAAGAAGTAGTGATCTCCCCTGCCAGCAAAGACATAAGAGTCAGTAAAATCGTTAAAGATTGTCAGCTTTTTTATTTCTTTGTTAATGAAGGGGAGGAAAACTATAAAGGGATCTTCCACCTGAAGGAAGAAGGAAGTGTCGAAAAATGGGACGCTTGGACTGGTGAAATCGAACAAGTAAACCTAAAACGCCAAAGTGGTGGATTAGTAGCTCCATTGAATGTCGACCGTAGATCTTCAGTTGTGTATGCTGTCGATACTGATCAAAAGCCTTTGATTGACGGATCAGTTATACCGATCTTTAAAGTGGAAAGCCTAGAGCTTGATAATAATTGGATCATTGATAACAGACAAAATCTCGCATTGGAATCGTGGCTTCATTGGGATGGTATGCAATCCTTCTCGGGAACAGTAATCTATGAGAATCAGTTTATAATAGAAGAAAAGAATTCAATTATAAAAGTCTACCTAGATTTAGGAGAAGTACATGAAATCGTAAAGGTGACAGTAAATGGACATGAGGTTGGTGTGAAAATGTGGGCACCTTATCACCTTGAAGTTAATCCAGATTATCTTATAAAAGGTGTTAATAAACTAACTGTTGCTGTCACTAACAATCGCGCAAATGAAATGGATGATGCACGTTTAACTTCTGGATTACTTGGTCCTGTTACACTTGAGATATGTTGTGAAAAATAA
- a CDS encoding Gfo/Idh/MocA family oxidoreductase, protein MKKYVLVGTGGRAEFFYGAIVRDFNETCNLVAFCDLNQTRMDYANRLLEEKYNHPKINTYIHTDFEKMITEEKPDTVVVTSVDRTHHTYIIKALELGCDVVTEKPMTVDAEKCQAIIDAINRTGKEVRVAFNYRYAPHNTKIRELIMNDVIGQVNSVHFEWALDTQHGADYFRRWHRDKRNSGGLLVHKSTHHFDLVNFWLDTKPEIVYASGGLRFYGRENAESRGVTQFYQRAYGSEYAKDDPFAIDLESNEHLTAMYLDAEKEDGYQRDQSVFGDGINIEDTLGVMVTYKNKAILNYSLNAYLPWEGYIVSINGTKGRIEVRIREQSYINSGGSKDDEGKVKEKSIMVMPMFGQPYEVDVVEGKGGHGGGDPILLQDIFGTPVEDEFKRAASHVDGAMSILTGIAGNISLNTGQAVKVDELIKF, encoded by the coding sequence GTGAAAAAATATGTATTAGTTGGAACTGGTGGAAGAGCTGAATTTTTCTATGGAGCAATTGTTAGAGATTTTAATGAAACTTGTAATCTAGTCGCTTTCTGTGATTTGAATCAAACTAGAATGGATTATGCGAATCGTTTACTCGAAGAAAAATATAATCATCCTAAAATTAACACGTACATACACACTGATTTTGAAAAAATGATTACGGAAGAAAAACCGGACACGGTTGTGGTTACTTCTGTTGACCGTACACACCATACGTACATTATTAAAGCATTGGAATTAGGCTGTGATGTTGTTACTGAAAAACCAATGACAGTGGATGCTGAAAAATGCCAAGCGATTATTGACGCGATTAATAGAACTGGAAAAGAAGTTCGCGTTGCTTTTAACTATCGTTATGCACCACACAATACGAAAATTCGTGAGCTAATTATGAATGATGTGATTGGCCAAGTAAATTCCGTTCATTTTGAGTGGGCGTTAGATACTCAGCACGGTGCAGACTATTTCCGTAGATGGCACCGCGATAAGCGCAATAGTGGTGGATTACTTGTTCATAAATCAACACATCACTTTGACTTAGTGAACTTTTGGCTCGATACAAAACCAGAAATAGTTTATGCATCTGGAGGGCTACGTTTCTATGGTAGAGAAAATGCAGAATCTAGAGGTGTTACACAATTTTATCAACGTGCATATGGAAGTGAGTATGCGAAAGATGATCCTTTCGCAATTGACTTGGAAAGCAATGAGCACTTAACAGCTATGTATTTGGATGCGGAAAAAGAAGATGGTTACCAACGTGACCAAAGTGTTTTTGGAGACGGAATTAACATCGAAGATACACTTGGTGTTATGGTAACCTACAAAAATAAAGCGATCTTAAACTATTCTCTAAACGCTTATTTACCATGGGAAGGCTACATTGTTTCCATTAATGGTACAAAAGGAAGAATTGAAGTTCGAATTCGTGAACAATCTTACATTAATTCGGGTGGTAGCAAGGATGACGAAGGAAAAGTTAAGGAGAAATCAATCATGGTTATGCCAATGTTTGGTCAGCCTTATGAAGTAGATGTTGTCGAAGGAAAAGGAGGACACGGTGGTGGGGATCCGATCCTTTTACAAGATATTTTCGGAACTCCAGTTGAAGACGAATTCAAACGGGCAGCTTCTCATGTTGATGGTGCGATGTCCATTTTAACTGGAATTGCAGGAAACATCTCGCTTAACACAGGTCAAGCAGTAAAAGTAGACGAACTAATTAAGTTCTAA
- a CDS encoding multidrug effflux MFS transporter, which produces MNSLSKLDIATNKPKKSKRLWIAFVLGTLVAFGPLSIDMYLPALPQMANELKTTPSLIQLSLTFFLLGLSLGQLFTGPLSDVHGRRKPLLIGLVIYFIASLLCVFSPSIWIFIFLRFIQGLAASSGVVISRAVVRDLYSGSELTKFFSLLALFNGVAPIVAPVIGSQLLHIAPWQGIFVTLSLIGLVMFFIVLFGLPDTLPNELRSKGGIKKTLTTFKSLLVDRSFIGYALSQGLIYAAMFAYIAGSPFILQNIYNVSPQEYSIIFAINGIGIVIASQITGKLAGHISERRLFVLGLIIAFIGAITLLIMLILNIGLSTILLPLFFVVSSIGIVSTSGSSLAMQNQGRSAGSASALLGVLMLLLGGIASPLVGLGNNSAITMGIVIIIVSIGSILSYLLLAPRREHESKQNSNSVSM; this is translated from the coding sequence ATTAATTCTCTAAGTAAATTAGATATCGCGACGAACAAACCTAAAAAGTCCAAGCGTTTATGGATCGCTTTTGTACTTGGAACATTAGTAGCCTTTGGACCACTCTCAATCGATATGTACTTACCTGCCCTGCCTCAGATGGCTAATGAGTTAAAAACTACCCCTTCGCTTATCCAACTTAGTTTAACTTTTTTCTTACTTGGTTTATCACTTGGCCAATTATTTACCGGACCATTAAGTGATGTCCATGGACGTCGAAAACCTTTGCTTATTGGCTTAGTCATCTATTTTATTGCTTCTTTATTATGCGTTTTTAGCCCATCAATCTGGATATTTATATTTTTGAGGTTTATTCAGGGGTTGGCAGCTTCCTCCGGTGTGGTCATTTCCCGTGCAGTAGTACGAGATCTTTACTCAGGTTCAGAGCTAACGAAATTTTTCTCTCTACTAGCTTTATTTAATGGTGTTGCACCGATTGTTGCGCCTGTAATTGGGAGCCAACTATTACATATTGCACCTTGGCAAGGTATCTTTGTTACCTTGAGTTTAATCGGCCTAGTAATGTTTTTCATTGTATTATTTGGTTTACCAGATACTTTACCTAATGAATTACGGTCTAAGGGTGGTATTAAAAAAACACTAACAACGTTTAAGAGCCTTTTAGTTGATCGTAGTTTCATAGGATACGCCCTTTCGCAAGGTTTAATATATGCTGCCATGTTTGCTTATATTGCAGGATCACCTTTCATATTACAAAATATTTATAATGTGTCTCCCCAAGAATACAGCATCATTTTTGCCATTAACGGAATTGGGATTGTGATTGCAAGTCAAATAACAGGAAAATTAGCTGGTCATATCAGTGAAAGAAGACTGTTCGTTTTGGGGCTAATTATTGCCTTCATCGGAGCAATTACATTGTTAATTATGTTAATCCTGAATATCGGATTATCGACAATATTACTTCCTCTATTCTTTGTCGTATCAAGTATCGGAATAGTCAGTACTTCTGGATCTTCTCTTGCAATGCAAAACCAAGGAAGATCAGCAGGCAGTGCTTCGGCATTACTTGGTGTATTAATGTTACTTTTGGGAGGAATTGCTTCCCCTCTTGTTGGTTTAGGAAATAACTCAGCTATAACGATGGGAATAGTAATTATTATAGTTAGTATTGGCTCGATCCTATCTTATCTTTTACTCGCCCCACGTAGAGAACATGAATCTAAGCAAAATTCAAATTCTGTATCAATGTAG
- a CDS encoding GerAB/ArcD/ProY family transporter, producing MKHEKISPLQLFYVILGFQIGNTFVFGLGGGAKQDAWLVILVSMLGGFILMLVYTKLSNYYPDDTLIQMIPKIIGKFLAIPFILIYISYFTYLAARACRDFAEILAASMLVKTPLVVVIGSFMVLIVYCFRGGIESFCRMGEAVIPSYIMALSIIWILLLTVDEFDINNLSPILGNGPKPILKEVFPKVLTFPFGESIIITMFFPYLNNMGRKGTVGMAAILLTGVLMTVNLILVLSVLGPEIYSRNFFPLLTAAQMVSIADFLERFDALVILTMLAGVFFKIGGWTFGSAIGIAQLFKLKQNRSVFLGIGTILTPLSLLIAPSQIRHNEIGLDFFTLYFHIPLQIVFPIMLLCIAFIRKKI from the coding sequence ATGAAACACGAAAAAATAAGTCCTCTACAGTTATTTTATGTGATACTAGGGTTTCAAATTGGTAATACGTTTGTTTTTGGATTAGGTGGAGGGGCAAAACAAGATGCTTGGCTAGTTATTTTGGTTTCGATGCTAGGTGGGTTTATCTTGATGTTAGTGTATACAAAATTATCGAACTATTATCCAGATGATACATTGATCCAGATGATTCCAAAAATTATCGGAAAGTTTTTGGCCATCCCATTCATTTTGATTTATATCAGCTATTTTACATATCTAGCCGCTCGAGCTTGTAGAGACTTCGCAGAAATTCTCGCTGCATCAATGTTAGTCAAAACCCCCTTGGTGGTTGTAATAGGAAGTTTTATGGTTTTAATTGTATATTGTTTTCGAGGTGGAATTGAATCATTTTGCAGAATGGGAGAAGCCGTTATTCCTTCCTATATTATGGCCTTGAGTATCATTTGGATTCTGTTGCTAACTGTTGATGAATTTGATATAAACAATCTTTCCCCCATCTTAGGAAATGGCCCAAAACCTATATTAAAAGAAGTATTTCCAAAAGTATTAACCTTCCCATTCGGAGAGTCAATCATCATCACTATGTTTTTCCCTTATTTAAACAATATGGGTAGAAAAGGAACTGTTGGAATGGCAGCTATACTACTTACAGGTGTTTTAATGACAGTAAATCTGATCTTGGTTTTATCAGTATTAGGACCAGAAATATACAGTCGGAATTTTTTTCCTCTTCTTACAGCTGCTCAAATGGTTTCGATTGCGGATTTTCTGGAACGATTTGATGCATTGGTTATTTTAACGATGTTAGCAGGCGTGTTTTTTAAGATTGGTGGATGGACATTCGGTTCAGCTATTGGGATTGCTCAATTATTTAAATTAAAACAAAATCGTTCTGTATTCCTTGGCATAGGGACTATTCTTACCCCATTATCCCTTTTAATCGCACCAAGCCAAATTCGACATAATGAAATTGGGTTAGATTTTTTTACTTTATACTTTCATATCCCTTTGCAGATTGTTTTTCCTATCATGCTGCTCTGCATCGCATTTATTCGGAAAAAAATTTAA
- a CDS encoding acyl-CoA thioesterase produces MDAKPCKLSRCVKANVVLPPDTQHHHTLFGGRLMQLIDEVAVLSATRHARKPCVTASTDSVDFLSPVRVGDSICLVAYVTWTSRTSMEVFIRSTAEDLMTGERRIAAVSFQTLVAIDDNGKPVPVPEVIPETEEEEYLFRTAPMRAISRKKHREETKELIETLTYINTNHLDVNEQLYGVVTG; encoded by the coding sequence ATGGATGCTAAACCCTGTAAACTTTCGCGTTGTGTCAAAGCCAATGTTGTTCTTCCACCAGATACGCAGCATCACCACACATTATTCGGTGGTAGACTCATGCAGTTAATAGATGAAGTGGCTGTATTATCTGCAACCCGCCATGCAAGAAAACCTTGTGTCACAGCTTCTACAGATTCTGTCGATTTCCTTTCCCCGGTTCGAGTAGGGGATTCAATCTGTTTAGTAGCTTATGTAACATGGACAAGCAGAACTTCGATGGAAGTTTTTATTCGCTCTACTGCTGAAGACTTGATGACAGGAGAAAGAAGAATTGCAGCTGTATCGTTTCAGACTCTTGTAGCTATAGATGACAATGGAAAACCAGTTCCTGTACCAGAAGTAATCCCTGAGACAGAGGAAGAGGAGTATTTATTTAGAACTGCTCCGATGCGTGCCATTTCACGAAAAAAACATAGAGAGGAAACAAAAGAACTAATTGAAACTTTAACTTATATCAACACAAATCATCTTGATGTGAATGAACAGTTATATGGTGTTGTGACAGGATAA
- the rpiB gene encoding ribose 5-phosphate isomerase B, giving the protein MKVVIASDHGGINIKREVTELMKAMAIDYVDLGCECNSSVDYPDYAIPVAKMVAYGAADRGILICGTGIGMSIAANKVNGIRCALVHDTFSAKATREHNNTNILAMGERVIGPGLAREIVKIWLTTPFEGGRHEVRINKINVYVNRANKDIDSLFN; this is encoded by the coding sequence ATGAAAGTAGTAATTGCATCTGATCATGGTGGCATCAATATTAAGAGAGAAGTAACTGAGTTAATGAAAGCAATGGCTATTGATTATGTTGATTTAGGATGTGAATGTAATTCTTCAGTTGACTATCCTGATTATGCAATTCCTGTAGCTAAAATGGTAGCATACGGCGCAGCGGATCGAGGGATTTTAATTTGTGGAACAGGAATTGGAATGAGTATTGCCGCGAATAAAGTAAATGGTATAAGGTGTGCGCTTGTACATGATACTTTTAGTGCAAAAGCAACAAGAGAGCATAATAACACCAACATTTTAGCCATGGGAGAACGTGTAATCGGCCCAGGATTAGCTCGAGAAATAGTAAAAATATGGTTAACTACCCCATTTGAAGGTGGAAGACATGAAGTACGTATCAATAAGATAAATGTGTATGTGAATAGGGCTAATAAAGATATTGATAGTTTATTTAACTAA